In Geopsychrobacter electrodiphilus DSM 16401, a single window of DNA contains:
- a CDS encoding 4Fe-4S dicluster domain-containing protein produces the protein MEKGAAINSAPPSELKVLNNCTGCGGCLAACPVGALTLNSEHPGGWGRKLAQVDSQRCTLCGACLPACPRQSLELP, from the coding sequence CTGGAAAAAGGTGCTGCCATAAACAGCGCGCCACCTTCCGAACTCAAGGTTCTCAACAATTGCACCGGCTGTGGCGGTTGCCTCGCGGCCTGCCCGGTCGGTGCCTTGACTTTAAACAGCGAACACCCGGGCGGCTGGGGGCGCAAGCTGGCCCAGGTTGATTCTCAGCGCTGCACTCTTTGTGGCGCCTGTCTGCCGGCCTGTCCGCGACAGAGTCTGGAACTGCCCTGA
- a CDS encoding YciI family protein, with protein sequence MLFLIHAFDKPDHLQTRMDNRPEHVAYLKSFGERLQAAGPTLDAGENMNGSLVILELADLAEAEAFAANDPYAKAGLFEKVIIQPWKKVLP encoded by the coding sequence ATGCTGTTTCTTATCCACGCCTTCGACAAGCCCGACCATCTGCAAACCCGCATGGACAATCGTCCAGAACATGTCGCCTACCTCAAGAGTTTCGGCGAAAGACTGCAGGCCGCCGGTCCGACCCTGGATGCCGGCGAAAACATGAACGGGTCACTGGTCATTCTCGAGCTGGCCGATCTCGCCGAGGCCGAAGCCTTTGCGGCTAACGACCCCTACGCCAAGGCTGGTCTGTTCGAAAAGGTTATCATCCAGCCCTGGAAAAAGGTGCTGCCATAA
- a CDS encoding 4Fe-4S dicluster domain-containing protein: MGHHSTSKSSIVPLIDRLNKYPIGLVDNDKLRQILAILFSEEEAFVASRFPLHEATLAELAKRTGYAAEPLAALLETMANKGLVIDMPHKGVVYYLLLPGLIGFFEFTFMKQRADLPLAELARLMGEYLYEDPQNGQASEFFGSKTPLTRTLAYEEAIPVSSQVTSYEGAREIIRKSGGGAVGLCYCRHKKEHLDENCVKGAPIEGICISLGSAAKFMARRGFAEEKTVDELLAVIDRARGFNLTHITDNIRHKPSFICNCCSCCCELLAGVQAGYTAGIGKTGFQVAVDPQKCTSCSLCAKACNVKALEIKVSGKLRHLSISEASCLGCGACISTCPQAALHMVPVTEPLIPNKKKELFKQILKEKHRMTPFVIDGVRQRVRKLLPK; encoded by the coding sequence ATGGGACACCACAGCACCAGCAAAAGCAGCATCGTGCCGCTGATCGACCGGCTCAACAAATACCCGATCGGGCTGGTCGACAACGACAAGCTGCGCCAGATTCTGGCGATCCTCTTCAGCGAGGAAGAGGCCTTCGTCGCCTCGCGCTTTCCGCTGCATGAGGCGACCCTCGCCGAACTGGCCAAGCGCACCGGCTATGCGGCCGAGCCCTTGGCCGCTCTGCTCGAAACCATGGCCAACAAGGGGCTGGTTATCGACATGCCGCACAAGGGGGTGGTCTACTACCTGCTTCTGCCGGGGTTGATCGGTTTCTTCGAGTTCACCTTCATGAAGCAGCGCGCTGATCTGCCGCTGGCCGAACTGGCCAGGCTGATGGGGGAATACCTCTATGAGGATCCGCAGAACGGTCAGGCCAGCGAGTTCTTCGGCAGCAAGACGCCCCTGACCCGCACGCTGGCCTACGAGGAAGCCATCCCGGTCAGCTCTCAGGTCACCAGCTATGAAGGCGCGCGCGAGATCATCCGCAAGTCGGGTGGCGGCGCGGTCGGCCTCTGCTACTGTCGCCACAAGAAGGAGCATCTCGACGAAAACTGCGTGAAGGGTGCGCCGATCGAGGGGATCTGCATCTCCCTCGGCAGCGCCGCAAAATTCATGGCACGCCGCGGCTTTGCCGAAGAGAAGACTGTCGATGAACTGCTGGCGGTGATCGACAGGGCGCGGGGATTCAACCTGACCCACATCACCGACAATATCCGCCACAAGCCGAGCTTCATCTGCAACTGCTGCTCCTGCTGCTGCGAACTGCTCGCCGGGGTGCAGGCCGGTTACACCGCAGGAATTGGAAAAACTGGTTTTCAAGTCGCGGTCGACCCACAAAAATGCACCAGTTGCAGTCTCTGCGCCAAGGCCTGCAACGTTAAGGCGCTTGAGATAAAGGTCAGCGGAAAATTACGTCACCTGAGCATCTCGGAAGCTTCCTGCCTCGGCTGCGGCGCGTGCATTTCAACCTGCCCCCAAGCTGCACTGCACATGGTGCCGGTGACCGAACCGCTCATTCCCAACAAGAAAAAAGAGCTGTTCAAACAGATATTAAAAGAGAAACACCGGATGACGCCCTTTGTGATCGACGGGGTCAGGCAGAGAGTGCGGAAGTTGCTGCCGAAATAA
- a CDS encoding acyl-CoA dehydrogenase, giving the protein MLLFNPHNYQRVHADLRSRELVEKTIAFFETKGLKRIKEDDQSMVWYEDFLNFIQQEEVFADLLTPAAYGGENSRWDMWRISHFNEVLAFYGLCYWYAWQVSILGLGPIWMGDNEALKTRTARLLREGGIFAFGLSEQAHGADLYSSEMLLVPQADGSYLAQGRKYYIGNGNCAALVSTFGKIEGSGEYVFFVVASDHPAYECVQKIDTSGVRQAYVAEYALHDYPITEADILLRGDAAWNAALNTVNIGKYELGCASLGIATHCFYEALNHAGNRQLYNMNVTDFPHVKRLFVETYARLHAMKLFAMRTADYLRVANDADRRYLLFNPIVKMKVTGEGELCVGLLHEVIAAKGFEQQTWFEMAIRDIGMLPKLEGTTHVNMALILKFIQNYFFNPVDFPAVPRQDQAGDDGYLFRQQTGKLASVRFPDWRLAFKGVKLPNVQLFVTQAELLRKLLIAAAPSREQRADSGYMLAAGELFTLVPYAQLILENAAVYRLEDRMLDQIFALLVRDFAGYALQMVTDHANSKEQEELFRQMLIKPSRDESEFEQLWQEVLALKDSYLMPA; this is encoded by the coding sequence ATGCTCTTATTCAACCCCCACAATTATCAGCGGGTACATGCTGACCTGCGTTCACGCGAGCTGGTCGAAAAGACCATCGCCTTCTTTGAAACCAAAGGCCTGAAGAGGATTAAGGAAGATGATCAGAGCATGGTCTGGTATGAGGACTTTCTGAACTTCATCCAGCAGGAAGAGGTCTTCGCCGACCTGCTCACCCCGGCGGCTTACGGCGGCGAAAACAGCCGCTGGGATATGTGGCGCATCAGCCATTTCAACGAGGTGCTGGCCTTTTACGGACTCTGCTACTGGTACGCCTGGCAGGTCAGCATTTTGGGCTTAGGCCCGATCTGGATGGGGGACAACGAAGCGTTGAAAACCCGGACGGCCAGGCTGTTGCGTGAAGGAGGCATCTTCGCCTTCGGGCTTTCGGAGCAGGCACACGGGGCCGACCTCTATTCATCCGAAATGCTGCTCGTGCCGCAGGCCGATGGCAGCTATCTGGCGCAGGGCAGAAAATACTATATCGGCAACGGTAACTGTGCGGCGCTGGTCTCGACCTTCGGCAAGATCGAGGGGAGCGGCGAATATGTGTTTTTCGTCGTCGCAAGCGATCACCCGGCCTACGAGTGCGTACAGAAAATCGACACCTCAGGAGTACGGCAGGCCTATGTCGCCGAGTACGCCCTGCACGATTACCCGATCACTGAGGCGGATATCCTGCTGCGCGGTGATGCGGCCTGGAACGCGGCGCTCAACACGGTCAACATCGGCAAGTACGAGCTGGGCTGCGCCTCGCTCGGCATCGCCACCCACTGCTTCTACGAAGCGCTCAACCATGCCGGCAATCGCCAGCTCTACAACATGAACGTCACCGATTTCCCGCATGTCAAGCGCCTCTTTGTTGAGACCTACGCGCGGCTGCACGCCATGAAGCTCTTCGCCATGCGCACCGCCGATTACCTGCGCGTAGCCAATGATGCCGACCGGCGCTATCTGCTCTTCAACCCGATCGTCAAGATGAAGGTTACCGGCGAGGGGGAGCTCTGCGTCGGCCTGCTGCACGAGGTGATCGCCGCCAAGGGGTTCGAGCAGCAGACCTGGTTCGAGATGGCGATCCGCGATATCGGCATGCTGCCGAAACTCGAAGGGACCACCCACGTCAACATGGCGCTGATCCTCAAGTTCATCCAGAACTACTTCTTCAACCCGGTCGATTTCCCCGCGGTGCCGCGTCAGGATCAGGCCGGCGATGATGGATATCTCTTCCGTCAGCAGACCGGCAAGCTGGCCAGCGTGCGCTTCCCCGACTGGCGCCTGGCGTTTAAAGGTGTGAAGCTGCCTAACGTGCAACTGTTTGTCACCCAGGCCGAACTCTTGCGGAAACTGTTGATCGCGGCGGCACCCAGCCGCGAACAGCGGGCCGACAGCGGCTATATGCTCGCTGCCGGGGAGCTCTTCACCCTCGTCCCCTATGCCCAGCTGATCCTCGAAAACGCCGCCGTCTATAGGCTTGAAGATCGGATGCTTGATCAGATCTTCGCCCTTTTAGTCCGCGACTTTGCTGGCTACGCCCTGCAGATGGTCACCGATCACGCCAACAGCAAAGAGCAGGAAGAACTGTTCCGCCAGATGTTGATAAAACCTTCGCGCGATGAGTCCGAGTTTGAACAACTCTGGCAAGAAGTGCTGGCGCTCAAGGATAGCTACCTGATGCCGGCATAA
- a CDS encoding chalcone isomerase family protein: MMKRILLTLVFIGLLIQPAFALEVAGVQLPEKVEIGGQQLQLNGYGIRKKFFFKIYVGSLYTAQKATTTAQVIDGTGGKLLRMNFLYSKVEKEKIVGGFAEGIEKNSPELIKDPAVIQFLGLFDADFVKKDQVDLAITADNQVIVSHNGRQLGTIQSANLAKAILLIYIGKEPADEDMKDGMLGKY; encoded by the coding sequence ATGATGAAACGTATTCTGTTAACCCTGGTTTTTATTGGACTGCTGATTCAACCCGCTTTTGCCCTCGAAGTCGCCGGGGTCCAACTGCCCGAGAAGGTCGAGATCGGCGGACAGCAGCTACAACTTAACGGCTACGGTATCCGTAAAAAGTTCTTCTTCAAGATCTACGTCGGCTCGCTCTACACCGCGCAAAAAGCCACAACTACCGCTCAGGTCATCGATGGTACAGGGGGCAAACTGCTGCGCATGAACTTCCTCTACAGCAAGGTCGAAAAAGAAAAAATCGTTGGTGGCTTCGCCGAAGGGATCGAGAAGAACAGCCCCGAGCTGATTAAAGATCCGGCGGTTATACAATTTCTTGGCCTGTTTGATGCGGATTTCGTGAAGAAGGATCAGGTCGACCTGGCGATCACCGCCGACAACCAGGTCATTGTCAGCCATAACGGCCGACAACTCGGAACGATCCAGTCGGCCAATCTGGCCAAGGCGATCCTGCTGATCTACATCGGCAAAGAGCCCGCCGACGAAGATATGAAAGACGGCATGCTCGGGAAATATTGA
- a CDS encoding DUF4442 domain-containing protein, whose translation MSGMARLPALIEGARRSPFKLGLLNLFLGWLIPFNRPHGVRILELGKEHVKTTAPYKRKNHNHIRGVHACCIATVAEFSSGLLFLSRLNPSRYRLIMAHLEIDYHYQAKHAIIAETRISEQQLKDAILKPLADTDKLLFTQITEVHDARQHHIATARVTWQIKRWDAVKTRV comes from the coding sequence ATGAGCGGCATGGCAAGGCTGCCGGCGCTCATCGAGGGTGCACGCAGATCCCCGTTTAAACTGGGGCTGCTCAACCTGTTTCTCGGCTGGCTGATCCCCTTCAACCGTCCGCACGGCGTGCGCATCCTCGAACTGGGGAAGGAACACGTCAAGACCACTGCGCCCTACAAGCGCAAGAACCACAACCATATCCGCGGAGTCCACGCCTGCTGCATCGCGACCGTGGCCGAGTTCTCTTCGGGGCTGCTCTTTTTGTCGCGCCTGAATCCGTCGCGTTACCGCCTGATCATGGCGCACCTCGAGATCGACTACCATTACCAGGCCAAACACGCGATTATCGCCGAGACCCGCATCAGCGAGCAGCAGCTTAAAGACGCCATCCTCAAGCCACTTGCCGACACAGATAAACTGTTGTTTACTCAAATCACCGAGGTGCACGATGCCCGGCAGCACCATATCGCCACCGCCCGCGTCACCTGGCAGATCAAACGCTGGGACGCGGTCAAGACGCGCGTATAA
- a CDS encoding FAD-dependent oxidoreductase, giving the protein MHDSLFSPWTLGTLTLKNRILMPAMQLNMADDYQVTDKLCAFYAARAQGGAGLIGVGYASVDLLSAHVGHIGAHHDRYLPGLTRLAETIHAGGAKAFIQLNHAGRYNHSMLTGGRQPVAPSAVPSRLTGETPRELSAEEIDALIISFAAAARRVSSAGFDAVEVLAGTGYIISEFLSPLTNKRDDKWGGSLENRMRFGLEVIKAVKQASGLPLLVRINGNDFMPGGIGRETLQQFAMALEAAGADGLSINVGWHEAQMPQIVTKVPRGAFAYLARNIREQVSIPVVAGHRINDPETARELISQGWCDAVAMGRALIADPELPNKASTGKDDQLVHCVACGQGCFDALFRFQHVECLCNPRAGHEDEQISPAASTQKVLVIGGGAGGMSAALSAARQGHQVILCEKTDHLGGQLELAGAPPGRTEFRFLARDLARQMTEAGIEIRLETSVDAHLLQQLQPDRVILATGGQPLTPPIPGSDLPHVIQAWDLLQQKAKAGKRVVVIGGGAVGIESALLLAEEATLPAETLKFLLVHRAEDPEELYRLATRGTRDICIVEMIDKLGRNFGKTTRWTMLQDLERYGVKSRTGVKVTRITPEGVWLETEEQEVLLPADSVVLAVGTRAENPLLSLCEELQIPCVSIGDARKPAMVFDAVHQGYKAGQGVV; this is encoded by the coding sequence ATGCACGATTCGCTCTTTAGCCCCTGGACGCTGGGGACACTGACCCTCAAAAACCGCATCCTGATGCCGGCGATGCAGCTTAATATGGCCGATGACTATCAGGTCACCGACAAGCTCTGCGCCTTCTATGCGGCGCGCGCTCAGGGTGGGGCCGGACTGATTGGCGTTGGTTATGCCAGCGTTGATCTGCTCTCGGCTCATGTCGGGCATATCGGCGCGCATCATGACCGCTATCTCCCGGGTTTGACGCGGCTGGCCGAGACGATTCACGCCGGCGGCGCCAAGGCCTTTATTCAGCTCAACCATGCCGGTCGCTACAACCACTCGATGCTGACCGGCGGCCGGCAGCCGGTGGCGCCCTCGGCGGTCCCTTCGCGTCTGACTGGCGAGACCCCGCGTGAATTGAGCGCTGAAGAGATCGACGCACTGATCATCTCCTTCGCCGCGGCCGCGCGGCGTGTCTCCTCCGCCGGTTTCGATGCGGTCGAGGTGCTGGCCGGGACCGGCTACATCATCAGCGAGTTCCTCTCGCCCCTTACCAACAAGCGCGATGATAAGTGGGGCGGCTCGCTGGAGAATCGCATGCGCTTCGGGCTCGAAGTGATCAAGGCGGTCAAACAGGCGAGCGGCCTGCCATTACTGGTGCGGATCAACGGCAACGACTTCATGCCGGGCGGCATCGGCCGCGAGACCCTGCAGCAGTTCGCCATGGCCCTTGAAGCCGCGGGTGCCGATGGTCTGAGCATCAATGTCGGCTGGCACGAGGCGCAGATGCCGCAGATTGTGACCAAGGTCCCGCGCGGCGCCTTCGCCTACCTGGCGCGCAACATCCGCGAGCAGGTTTCGATCCCGGTCGTAGCCGGACATCGGATCAACGACCCCGAGACCGCGCGCGAACTGATAAGTCAGGGCTGGTGTGATGCGGTCGCCATGGGGCGCGCGTTGATCGCCGATCCCGAACTGCCGAACAAGGCCTCGACCGGGAAGGATGATCAACTGGTCCATTGTGTCGCCTGCGGCCAGGGCTGTTTCGACGCGCTGTTCAGGTTCCAGCATGTCGAATGCCTGTGTAACCCGCGCGCCGGACACGAAGACGAACAGATTTCCCCGGCAGCATCGACGCAAAAGGTGCTGGTGATTGGTGGTGGCGCGGGCGGCATGAGCGCCGCGCTCTCGGCCGCGCGTCAGGGACATCAGGTCATTCTGTGCGAAAAGACAGATCACCTCGGAGGTCAACTCGAGCTGGCCGGGGCGCCTCCGGGACGCACCGAGTTCCGCTTTTTAGCGCGGGACCTGGCCCGTCAAATGACCGAAGCCGGCATCGAAATCCGCCTTGAAACCAGTGTCGACGCCCACCTGCTGCAACAGCTTCAACCTGATCGCGTCATCCTGGCGACCGGCGGTCAGCCGCTGACGCCGCCAATCCCCGGCAGTGACCTGCCCCATGTCATTCAAGCCTGGGATCTTCTCCAGCAAAAAGCCAAGGCGGGCAAGCGCGTGGTCGTGATCGGCGGTGGTGCGGTCGGTATCGAAAGCGCGCTGCTGCTCGCCGAAGAAGCAACCCTGCCAGCCGAAACCCTCAAGTTTCTGCTGGTCCATCGCGCCGAAGACCCCGAAGAGCTTTATCGTCTCGCCACCCGCGGCACACGCGATATCTGCATCGTCGAGATGATCGACAAACTCGGACGCAACTTCGGCAAGACCACGCGCTGGACCATGCTGCAGGATCTGGAGCGTTACGGCGTTAAAAGTCGCACCGGAGTGAAGGTCACCCGAATTACGCCCGAAGGGGTGTGGCTCGAAACCGAGGAGCAAGAAGTGCTGCTCCCCGCCGACAGCGTGGTCCTGGCGGTCGGTACCCGCGCCGAAAATCCGTTGCTGAGCTTATGCGAGGAGTTGCAGATCCCCTGCGTCAGTATTGGCGACGCGCGGAAACCGGCGATGGTCTTCGACGCCGTTCATCAGGGTTACAAAGCCGGTCAGGGGGTCGTATGA
- a CDS encoding MBL fold metallo-hydrolase — MIKQHTITTPYMVGDVHFYSARLKGELVLFDCGPPTEAAWDLIKTEIGLSELRHVFMTHCHIDHWGNAARLGKETGASIYLPQRDVDKMVHHDRRIEGMMEVLLGYGFSAAYLSELRAEIDNDTVFPTYPERYEVVETSPELVRLGIEMLPCPGHSQSDLVYRIGNQAVTGDVLLRGIFQSPLLDIDLQTLAGRFHNYRAYCNSLQNLVSLRDCQILPGHRYTIESVDATVLFYLRKMLDRALKLKSFAREPDVAGLIERLFGDQTLPLFHTYLKASEIIFMQDLLNEPELLKRALENAGLFDTLAGEFNKLL, encoded by the coding sequence ATGATCAAACAGCACACCATCACCACTCCCTACATGGTCGGCGACGTGCACTTCTACAGTGCGCGACTTAAGGGCGAACTGGTACTTTTTGACTGTGGTCCACCCACTGAAGCGGCATGGGACCTGATCAAAACCGAAATCGGGCTATCCGAGCTGCGTCACGTCTTTATGACCCACTGCCATATCGACCACTGGGGAAACGCCGCAAGACTGGGCAAAGAGACCGGCGCATCCATCTACCTGCCGCAGCGTGACGTCGATAAAATGGTTCACCATGATCGCCGGATTGAGGGGATGATGGAGGTACTGCTCGGGTACGGCTTCAGCGCGGCGTATCTGTCCGAGCTCCGCGCCGAGATCGACAACGATACGGTTTTTCCAACCTATCCCGAGCGTTACGAAGTAGTCGAAACATCACCGGAGCTGGTTCGGCTGGGAATCGAGATGCTCCCCTGCCCCGGTCATTCCCAAAGCGATCTGGTCTACCGCATCGGCAATCAGGCGGTCACCGGTGATGTGCTGCTGCGCGGCATCTTTCAGTCGCCCCTGCTCGATATAGACCTGCAGACCCTCGCCGGGCGATTTCACAACTACCGGGCCTACTGCAACAGCCTGCAGAATCTGGTCAGCCTGCGCGACTGTCAGATCCTGCCCGGCCATCGATATACCATCGAATCAGTGGATGCAACGGTGCTTTTTTACCTGCGTAAAATGCTCGACCGCGCGCTCAAACTCAAGTCCTTCGCTCGCGAGCCGGATGTTGCCGGGTTAATCGAGCGCCTGTTCGGGGACCAGACACTACCGCTGTTTCATACCTATCTCAAGGCCTCGGAGATTATCTTCATGCAAGATCTGTTGAACGAGCCGGAGCTATTGAAACGGGCGCTTGAAAACGCTGGACTCTTCGACACCCTGGCCGGCGAATTTAACAAACTTCTCTGA
- a CDS encoding acyl-CoA dehydrogenase family protein, protein MSKQLKKGGEFLIAETLCSEIFTPEDFTDEQKQMAETTSDFVTNEIMPKADEIEAGQFDLVVEGMKKCGELGLLMIDGPEEYGGLELDKATSMLAAEKISPAGSFSVAYACHTGIATLPLVYYGTPAQKEQYLEKLLTGEWMGAYCLTEPGSGSDALGARATAVLSDDGKHYILNGTKQFITNGSFADIYTIFAQVDKTKFTAFLVERTFEGLIIGNEEKKLGIKGSSTTQIILDNCKVPVENLLGEIGKGHKIAFNVLNVGRFKLGAGVTGAAKYALSVGIKYANERKQFGIQIGKFGAIGEKIANLQAELFASESLVYRLSGLLDQKLATIDKGIDDYYEEYQKGIEEYAPECAIAKVYCSEALAHVVDEVVQIHGGYGFTAEYPAERFYRDERINRIFEGTNEINRLLIPGMILKRSMKGELPLQSEAMKAFESLMTPSFPDLDENDPFAAEKDLLKNLKTLFLILAGAGVQKYMEKLADQQEILLAAADMTIQIFAIESAVLRAEKSWAAATEAKRELLKAAVKVCTFNATEIAGTAAKRGAFYVEEGDTLTMILSGVRRFAKYDANGLLAAVRLLASRSLETEKYLF, encoded by the coding sequence ATGAGCAAACAACTGAAAAAAGGTGGCGAATTTCTGATCGCCGAAACCCTGTGCAGCGAGATTTTCACCCCTGAAGATTTCACCGATGAGCAGAAACAGATGGCCGAGACCACCAGCGACTTCGTCACCAACGAAATCATGCCGAAAGCCGATGAGATCGAAGCCGGCCAGTTCGATCTGGTCGTCGAAGGGATGAAAAAGTGCGGTGAACTGGGTCTGCTGATGATCGACGGCCCCGAGGAGTACGGCGGTCTCGAACTCGACAAAGCGACCAGCATGCTCGCCGCCGAAAAGATTTCGCCAGCCGGCTCTTTTTCGGTCGCCTACGCCTGCCATACCGGCATCGCCACCCTGCCGCTGGTTTATTACGGCACCCCGGCGCAGAAAGAGCAGTATCTCGAGAAACTGCTGACCGGAGAATGGATGGGCGCCTACTGCCTGACCGAGCCGGGAAGCGGCTCCGACGCCCTCGGCGCCCGCGCCACGGCAGTCTTAAGCGACGACGGCAAACATTACATCCTGAACGGCACCAAACAGTTCATCACCAACGGCTCCTTTGCCGACATCTACACCATCTTCGCCCAGGTCGATAAGACCAAGTTCACCGCTTTCCTGGTCGAGCGCACTTTTGAAGGGTTGATCATCGGCAACGAAGAGAAGAAGCTCGGCATCAAGGGCTCCTCGACCACCCAGATCATCCTCGACAACTGCAAGGTCCCGGTCGAAAACCTGCTCGGCGAAATCGGCAAAGGGCACAAGATCGCCTTCAACGTCTTGAACGTCGGGCGCTTCAAACTCGGCGCCGGGGTCACGGGTGCGGCCAAGTACGCCCTGTCGGTCGGAATCAAGTACGCCAACGAACGCAAACAGTTCGGTATTCAGATCGGTAAGTTCGGCGCCATCGGCGAAAAGATCGCCAACCTCCAGGCCGAACTCTTCGCCTCCGAATCGCTGGTTTACCGTCTCTCCGGTCTGCTCGACCAGAAATTGGCGACCATCGACAAGGGGATCGACGACTACTACGAGGAGTACCAGAAGGGGATCGAGGAATACGCCCCCGAGTGCGCCATCGCCAAGGTCTATTGCTCCGAGGCGCTGGCTCACGTGGTCGACGAAGTCGTACAGATTCATGGCGGCTACGGCTTCACTGCCGAGTACCCGGCCGAACGTTTCTACCGCGATGAACGGATCAACCGCATCTTCGAGGGCACCAACGAGATCAACCGCCTGCTGATTCCAGGGATGATCCTCAAGCGCTCCATGAAGGGTGAGCTGCCGCTGCAATCAGAGGCAATGAAGGCCTTCGAGTCGCTGATGACCCCAAGCTTCCCCGATCTGGATGAAAATGATCCCTTCGCTGCCGAGAAGGATCTGCTCAAGAACCTCAAGACCCTGTTCCTGATCCTGGCGGGTGCCGGGGTGCAGAAATACATGGAGAAGCTCGCCGATCAGCAGGAGATCCTGCTCGCCGCGGCCGACATGACGATCCAGATTTTCGCTATCGAAAGCGCCGTGCTGCGCGCCGAAAAATCCTGGGCCGCCGCCACCGAAGCGAAACGTGAACTGCTGAAAGCAGCGGTCAAGGTCTGCACCTTCAACGCCACCGAGATCGCCGGCACCGCCGCCAAGCGCGGGGCCTTCTATGTTGAAGAGGGAGACACCCTGACCATGATCCTCTCCGGCGTGCGCCGCTTCGCCAAGTACGACGCCAACGGCCTTCTGGCCGCGGTGCGCCTGTTGGCCAGCCGTTCACTCGAAACGGAGAAATACCTGTTTTAA
- a CDS encoding acetyl-CoA C-acyltransferase: protein MKTAYILASYRTAGCRANKGKFKDMRPDDLAAVAMAGLIERTGIDPATIEDVILGCAFPEGEQGMNVARIAALKAGIPYQVPAQTINRFCSSGIQSIALAAERIMAGFADCILAGGTESMSSVPMGGNKYSANPGLVANWPESFASMGVTAELVAEKYGIARGAQDQFAVDSNRKAAEAIAAGRFNDEIIPVEIEHTAIVKGKAQTRKELVTVDDGVRADTSLESLARLNPVFKLGGSVTAGNSSQMTDGAAATLVVSGEYLKKISQDPLARFVAFAVRGVPPELMGIGPIEAIPAVLKMAGLKQEQLELIELNEAFAAQSLAVIKDLALNPEIINVNGGAIALGHPLGCTGAKLTATLLHELKRRQGKYGMVSMCIGGGMGAAGIYELL, encoded by the coding sequence ATGAAAACAGCATATATCCTTGCCAGCTACCGCACCGCTGGCTGCCGGGCAAACAAAGGAAAATTCAAGGACATGCGCCCCGATGATCTGGCTGCGGTCGCCATGGCCGGTCTGATTGAGCGCACCGGCATCGACCCCGCGACCATCGAGGACGTCATCCTCGGCTGCGCCTTCCCTGAAGGGGAACAGGGGATGAACGTCGCACGCATTGCAGCGCTGAAGGCCGGCATCCCCTATCAGGTACCAGCGCAAACAATCAACCGCTTCTGCTCTTCCGGAATCCAGTCGATCGCTCTGGCCGCCGAACGGATTATGGCCGGCTTTGCCGACTGCATCCTCGCTGGAGGAACCGAATCGATGTCGAGCGTCCCCATGGGTGGCAACAAGTACAGCGCCAACCCCGGGCTGGTGGCCAACTGGCCGGAATCCTTCGCCTCGATGGGGGTCACCGCCGAACTGGTGGCTGAAAAGTACGGCATCGCGCGTGGAGCTCAGGATCAATTCGCGGTTGACAGCAATCGCAAGGCCGCAGAGGCGATCGCGGCAGGCCGGTTTAACGATGAAATTATCCCGGTCGAGATTGAGCACACCGCCATCGTTAAAGGGAAAGCCCAAACCAGGAAGGAGCTTGTGACTGTTGATGACGGCGTGCGCGCCGATACCAGTCTCGAATCGCTGGCCCGACTCAACCCCGTCTTCAAACTGGGTGGCAGCGTCACCGCCGGCAACTCGTCACAGATGACCGATGGTGCGGCAGCAACACTGGTAGTCTCGGGTGAATATCTCAAAAAAATCAGCCAGGACCCGCTGGCGCGTTTTGTCGCCTTCGCCGTGCGCGGCGTGCCACCAGAGCTGATGGGGATCGGCCCGATTGAAGCCATTCCTGCGGTACTCAAGATGGCCGGACTCAAACAGGAGCAGCTCGAGCTGATCGAACTGAACGAAGCCTTCGCCGCTCAATCCCTGGCGGTGATCAAGGATCTGGCCTTAAACCCTGAGATCATCAACGTCAACGGCGGCGCCATCGCCCTGGGACATCCCCTGGGCTGCACCGGCGCCAAGCTGACCGCCACCCTGCTGCATGAGCTGAAACGGCGTCAGGGGAAATACGGCATGGTCTCCATGTGTATCGGCGGCGGCATGGGTGCGGCCGGGATTTACGAACTGCTTTAG